Within Staphylococcus sp. NRL 16/872, the genomic segment TGTCATCATTGTCGCGCCTCACGGTGGTAATATTGAAAAGGGAACAACCGAATTAACAAAAATGGTAGCGAAGCATAATCATTATGATTATTATTCGTTCACAGTTTTAAACCAACAGAATCCTGAAAAGTTTCATGTGACTTCTTCACATTATAATGATCCGACATTACTTAATATGGTGAAATCAAAAGACTTTGCTGTATCAATTCATGGTGCGAAAGGTGATAAACCGGTTATTTATTTAGGTGGTTTAGATACGGAGTTAAAAGAAGCGATTAAACAACAATTATTGAAACAACATTTTACTGTTAAAATCGCACCTTCTTATCTTGGTGGCGATTTGAAACAAAACTTTGTGAATCGCGATTTTAAAGATAAAGGCGTGCAATTAGAATTGACGACTGCGTTTAGAAAATCACTATTTATTAATGAAGATATGTCGCCTAAATCTAGAGCAAATAAGAAAAATTGGTCACCAGTGATGTATAAATTCTCAGATGCATTAGACAAAGCAATTAAACAAGTGGACGATTCAGGTAAAGATAGATAATGCAGAAGACTACCGGCATGGTAGTCTTTTTTGAGTTAGTCAGGAAAATTATAATCTTTTTTCTACTTTAAAATAAATGATAAATAAATACCATATTGTAATAATAGCTTCTATGATTAGTAAAATATAAAAAAGATTATTTCTATTAGAAATTCCAATAATAATTTCAAGTATTAAAGCTAAAATTCCACTCGCAATTATTATTGGTAAGTACTTTAAAGTAAATTTAGAAAATAAACTTTGCGCTTTTTTCCAGTTTGCCTCATTTTTTAATGCTTTTTTAGTACGATATCCATATAATAAATTTTTTTCTTCGGGCGGATAATGTTTAAAGAGATATCCAAAAATGCCCATTATAATAGCTAGTGGCAATAATAACATTATGTAAACACCTCTTAATTGTTTACTTTTTCTTAAGCATAACATTATTTTTATATCTTTATTAATATTGAATTGAATATAAATTAGAGGTATTTTAAAATTAATAAACAGTATATAGATAAAAATTTTAAAATTGCTCTGAGTATTAAAGGTGCTTTATTTCTATTTCATCATGAAAGAGGCGTTTCAATTGTTTAAGTATTACTTTACTTGTATTACTCTTTTTATAATTTTTATAGTAATAGGTGGAATGACACTAGTTACAGATACAACCGAGAAAGCATCGGTTGTGGCAGTAGGGGATAACCTTATTCATCCCGTTGTTTATAATGATGCGCAACATCAGAAAGGGTCTTTTAATTTTACTCCTATGTATCAGCATATTAAAAAGGATATTCAACAGCCAGATTTAGCTTTTGTGAATCAAGAATCGCCAATTGGTGGGGATGATCGTCCTTTTTCAGGATTTAAGCGTTTCAATACGCCAAGTCAAATAGCGCAAGATGTAGTGAATACTGGCTTTGATGTGGTGAATGGTGCGAATAATCATGCGCTCGATCAAGGTGATGATGGCGTTCATAATAATATTCAAACTTGGAAACATTATAAAGATAAGGCTTTATTTACAGGGATTTTTGATTCTGAAAAGGAAGCACAAGATATACATACGATAACAACTCATGGTATTAAAGTAAGTGTACTGAGTTATACATATGGAACAAATGACATGACGTCACACTACCCTTATACTGTTAAAACGTTTGATGAACAAACAATCAAACGTGACGTTCGTAAGGCTAAAAAACAGAGTGATGTTGTGCTAGTATCAGCGCATTGGGGTAATGAAAATCATCATCAACCGAATAAAACACAACAAAAGTATGCGCAACTCTTCGCCGATGAAGGTGTTGATGTTGTTATAGGGACACATCCCCATGTGATACAACCCGTTGAATGGGTGAAAAGTCAAACGTCTTCTCATAAAACACTCGTGGCTTATTCGTTAGGTAATTTTCTGAATGGGCAGTATGGAGGCAATGAAAATAACCAATTATTAGGACGTATCAATTTCGATATTGTGAAAACACCTAAAGACGTGCATGTGGAACATGTATCATGGACAAGTATGGTTAATCATTATGAACAAGCTAATCCATATAATAAAAATACACGAGAACATTTCCAAGTTTATAATTTAGATGACTATAATGACCAACTTGCCCAAAAACACGGGTTACAATACGACCCACAAAGTGAGTGGAATGTGCATCACCTTCAAGATATCACTAAACAGGTTATAGACGACGAATATCTAAATGAAAAAAGCATGTAATATAACATATAAAATCTTCATACTAAACACAAAAAAGCTAATGTGTAAGATGTAAATAATGAGGTACAGGTTTTAATGTGTGTTGAAAATGCATATTTTAGAAAAAGAAAATTGTATAACTCAAGATGAATGGAGCAAACTTTGGCAAAAAACACTTTAGTTCGATTACAAACCAGTAATAAATATTAAAGCAATTAAGCCGACTAAAAAGAGCAATAAAGATATTCAAGTTGCGATTAAAGAAACATCAAAATACTCTGTAAAGTTCTCTGATTATCTGACTGGTACTCATGAAAAACGCAAGAATTGTTAGCGATTTAGAACAGGAATTTTATAGAAAAATAATATTAAGTTACGGTGGATTGCTAAAACAAGAAAATAAAATTTTAAGTTTAGACGACACAGAAGATGGCGATTTGGTAAAAACAAG encodes:
- a CDS encoding CapA family protein; translated protein: MTLVTDTTEKASVVAVGDNLIHPVVYNDAQHQKGSFNFTPMYQHIKKDIQQPDLAFVNQESPIGGDDRPFSGFKRFNTPSQIAQDVVNTGFDVVNGANNHALDQGDDGVHNNIQTWKHYKDKALFTGIFDSEKEAQDIHTITTHGIKVSVLSYTYGTNDMTSHYPYTVKTFDEQTIKRDVRKAKKQSDVVLVSAHWGNENHHQPNKTQQKYAQLFADEGVDVVIGTHPHVIQPVEWVKSQTSSHKTLVAYSLGNFLNGQYGGNENNQLLGRINFDIVKTPKDVHVEHVSWTSMVNHYEQANPYNKNTREHFQVYNLDDYNDQLAQKHGLQYDPQSEWNVHHLQDITKQVIDDEYLNEKSM
- a CDS encoding SdpI family protein yields the protein MLLLPLAIIMGIFGYLFKHYPPEEKNLLYGYRTKKALKNEANWKKAQSLFSKFTLKYLPIIIASGILALILEIIIGISNRNNLFYILLIIEAIITIWYLFIIYFKVEKRL
- a CDS encoding poly-gamma-glutamate hydrolase family protein, whose product is MIISLLVIVLVVVLFHKQAEATEDSHQGVPHKEETKHKLPHPLNHDNEKGKEPTVNLEPPTPIKPVVPHKDHFRSMTQLFANTKEGVDWKKEIKKTGSNVIIVAPHGGNIEKGTTELTKMVAKHNHYDYYSFTVLNQQNPEKFHVTSSHYNDPTLLNMVKSKDFAVSIHGAKGDKPVIYLGGLDTELKEAIKQQLLKQHFTVKIAPSYLGGDLKQNFVNRDFKDKGVQLELTTAFRKSLFINEDMSPKSRANKKNWSPVMYKFSDALDKAIKQVDDSGKDR